From the genome of Ralstonia insidiosa:
TTTTCGAGCACCAGCATGAGGTCGCACGTGCGTGCAGTCGGGTTGGGGCGAAGGTCGTCGCCCGCACCGCTGTGGCCAAGCAACCATTTGACCGGGCGCACGCCGGTTTCGTAGTGCATCAACGCGCGTTCGCTCTCGCCCATGCCGCGCGTGGCCACGCAGATCTGCGCGGATTCGAGTACGGGTTTGATCGCCTGGAACAAGGGGCGGTAGCTGCGCGCATCGTCCACCCAAGGCATCAGCAGTGTGCCGAGCAGGCCCCACACCATGCCAAGACCTGCTGCCCACGCCACCACGCCCGAGCGCGCCGGGCGCAGCCACACGCAGACAATCCACAGCACGGTCATGCCGGCCGCCGCCAGCACGGCCACCGGGTGGAGCAGCATGTCGTAAGGCAGCGGCAATACGCGGCCCAGCACCTTGGCCAACCAGCCCGGTAGCGACTGTCCACCGTTCGTCACGAGCGTTGCCCATACGGCCCAGACCACCATTCCCAGCACGCCGAACAGCGTGACCGATACCACCCAGGCGCGCGTGCGCCAAGCGGGTGGAATCAGCAACAGCATCGGCGCACCCAGCAGAACCAGTGCCGGTTGCAGCGGCATCAGATACACGTCGCGCAGCACGGCGGAGCGCAGCACCACGGCAATCGTCACGAGCACGAACAGCGCCACCACCAGGTGCCCCTGATACGGCAGCAGCCAGGCCGCCCGTGCACCACGTCCGCGTTGGCGCACCAGCTTGTAGAGCGAAATTCCCAGCACCGCCAGTGCAGGCCACACCGCCGGCGTGCCGGTCAGCAGAATCGAGCGAATGGTGGTGACGAGCGATCCTTTTTCACCGCCCAGGTGCGAGAACCCGAAGAAGCGGCCCAGGTTGTTGACCCAGAACCACTCGATGAACAGGTCTGGCGATTCGTGCCAGAAGATGGCCGGCCAGATCACCAGCCAAGGCAGCGCGGCCAGCAGCGACAACCCATAGAAGCGCCATGCCTGGCGATTGCGGAAGTCCGGCAGCAGCGCCATTGCCGCCAGCAGGGTCAGCCCGAACAGGCCTGGCACCAGGACGCCTTTGCCGAGGAACGCCACGCCGGCACCCGTGCCGAACCACAGGGCCGGGCGCAGCACATCAACGCCATGTACGCCGCCCGCTTCGCTCGCCTTCACATAGCGCACCAGGCCATACAGCGCGATGGCGGTGCCGGCCAGTTGCGGCACGTCGGCAATGAATTTGTGAACATGCTCAACCAGCCCGATACAGCCGGCAAACAGCAACAGCGCGCCCAGCGCGTAGTCACGGAACGCTGCGCCGCCGGCATCCTGCCCCGCGATGCGGCGTTCGGCCAGTGTCGGACCGGGGCGCCCACGCGCCAGTTGTGCCCCGACGCGCATGCGCCAGTCACGGGCCTCGCCGCGTAGCAGGCGCGCTGTGCGCCAGACCGCCAGGCAGGTCAGTGCCATCCAGAACAGCACGGCCAGTCGCACCGCTTCGTGCGGCGGCAGGTCGGGCACGGCCAGCGCGGCCAGTGCGCCGGTCCAGTACATCAGCGGGGGTTTCTCGACGAAGGGCTCAAAGGCGACGTTGGGGATCACCCAGTCGCCGCGCTCGATGATGTTAAGCACCACGCCGAACGAGTACGGCTCGTCGGCTTTCCAGGGCGCGCGCCAGAACGTGCCCGCCACAAAGTACGCGCACACCATCAGCACGACGATCACGCGCCAGTGCCGCACCAGCACGGCGGTGAGGCTGCGTGTGCGCGTGTCCGGGCCTGCGTCGGCGGGTACGGTCGACATCAGCGGGAGGGGGTGGGCACGCGCGTTCGCGTCGGGCGGCATGAACGCGGGATCAGCGCTGGTGCTCCAGATCGCGCTGATGTTTCTTGAGCTTGGAGCGGATGCGCGTTTGCTTGAGCGGCGACAGGTATTCGACAAACACCTTGCCCATCAGGTGATCCATTTCGTGCTGTATGCACACGGCCAGCAGGCCATCGGCCTCCAACTCGAAGGTTTCGCCGCGCTCGTTCAGTGCACGCACGCGCACGCGGTCGGGGCGGTCCACCTTGTCATAGATGTCCGGCACCGACAGGCAGCCCTCATCCCAGACCTTGTGCTCGTCACTCGCCCAGATGATCTCGGGGTTGATGAACACGCGCAGTTCGTCGCGCGACTCAGACACGTCGATGGTGATCACGCGCTCATGCACGTCGACCTGTGTGGCAGCCAGGCCGACACCCGGCGCCTCGTACATGGTCTCGGCCATGTCGGCTACCAGTTTGCGGATGCGATCGTTCACTTCAGCGACTGGTTTGGCGACCTTGTGCAGCCGCGGATCAGGGTATTGCAGGATATTCAGTAGGGCCATGATGCTTGGCAACAACGGTTGCGGAAGGCCACGCTAACGAGGGGTTGCCTTCAATTGCGATCGCTTGGAATGTCATGCAGAATCGGGGGCGCTATCCGCCACATGGCTTAGGAAAAAGCCTGACGAATGTTCGATGTCATACCCCTCTAGCTGCAACGCACCGAAGCGTGCAGCGGCGGCGGCCAGGCATCGCGCAGGCACTGACCAAGCACGCGGACCACTCGCCGATTCTTCATAGAATAATGCGCCATCGTAACACACCGATGCTGATCAAGCCCGCCACGCAATCTGCCACGAAAGCGCGCCAGTCTTACGTTTGCGCCCTGTCTGTGGTTGCTGCGGCAACACTGTTTTGCGTCGGCGCTGCACATGCTGCCGAGCGCGCTGTCTCGCCGGCGCAACAGGCGCAGGCCACAGCGGCCACGCAAGCCGGTATTCCGGAATCCGAACTCGCTGCAAACGCACCTGCGCAGTACACCGTGCGCCGTGGCGACACACTATGGGCGATCTCCGGCAAGTTCCTCAAGCGGCCTTACCGCTGGCCCGAGCTGTGGGGCATGAACCGTGAGCAGATTCGCAACCCGCACTTGATTTATCCGGGGCAGGTGCTCTATCTGAATCACGCCAATGGCCGCGCCTGGCTGTCGAGCTCGCCGGCCTCGGCTGACGGCAGCACGGTGCGCCTGTCGCCGCACACCCGCGTGGCGGGCCAGGATGGCGACGCTATCTCCAGCATTCCCGCCTCGGTCATCGAGCCGTTCCTCACACAGCCGATCGTCGTGGATGAGGAAACGCTGGCCACACCGGCGCGCATCTTTGAACTGCCGGAAGGCCGCGTCTATCTGGGCAAGGGCGAGAATGCGTACGCTCGTGGCTTGCCGGACGGCGCGGCCGGTCAGCCTGGCACCGAGTGGCAAGCCTATCGCCCAGTCAAGCCGCTCAAGGACCCGGTCACCGGCAATGTGCTCGGCTACGAGGCCGACTTCCTCGGTACGCTGCGCGTGGTGCGCGCGGCCACTGGCCCGCAGGCCGTGACCAAGATGGAAGCGCTGACGTCCAAGGAAGAAATGGGCGTCGGCACGCAACTGATGCCGCTGCCGCCGCGCGTGCCGGTGCGCTACGTACCGCATGCGCCGGAAGGCAATGTGCATGGCGTGGTTGCCAAGGTGACGGGCGGTGTGCGCTTTGGCGGCTCGGATCAGGTGGTGGTGCTGAACATCGGCAGCCAGCAAGGGCTGGAGGCTGGCCATGTGCTGGCATTGTCGCGTGCCGGCACCGTCGTCAAGGATCGGACCGCCGGCGGTGAAGCCGTGCAACTGCCCGAAGAACGTTACGGCTTGGCCTTTGTGTTCCGCGTGTTCCCGCACGTGGCCTACGCGCTGGTGACGGACTCGTCGAACACCGTTGAAGTGGGCGATGCTGTCGATAATCCGATGACGCAACCCTGATCACGCTGACCGCAGTCCTGATTTGACCGATGCCTCACAGGTCGCGGCGGGTGCCGCGACCGACTCCATAGATTCCCTCTCCTGCACACGCGATTCCGTAGAGCTGGCCGCGTGGCTGCGTCTGACAGAAACCCCCGGTGTCGGCCCTGTTGCCGCGCGTCAGTTGCTGGCGGCCTTCGGTCTGCCGCAGGACATCTTCGTTCAACCGTATTCCGCGCTTGCCCGGGTGTTGCCCGAGCGGCAGGCACGCGCGCTATTGGCCGCGCCGGACGCAGCGCTGGCCGCGCTGATCGAACGCACCGTCGCGTGGGCAAACGAGCCTGGTAATGCCGTCTTCACGTTGGCCGATCGTGGCTATCCGCCCCGCCTGCTGGAGTTGACGGACCCGCCGACCGTGCTGTACGCCAAGGGCGATGTGTCGCTGCTGCGTGCGGCGGCGGTGGGTGTGGTGGGCGCACGTAGTGCCACGGCGGCTGGCATCGACAATGCGCGGGCGTTTGCGCAGGCGCTGTCTGCGGCGAGCGTGACAATCGTCTCTGGCCTGGCGCTGGGCATCGATGCGGCGGCGCATGAGGGTGCCCTGGGCGGCCCCGGCAGCACCATCGCCGTGGTGGGTACGGGCCTCGATATTGTTTACCCAGCGCGCAACCGAGCGCTGGCGCACCGCATTGCCGAGGCGGGGGTCATCATCTCCGAATACCCGCTGGGCATGGGCGCGCGGGCTGAGAACTTTCCGCGCCGCAATCGCCTGATCGCCGGTCTCGCGCGTGGGCTGCTGGTGGTGGAGGCGGCGGCGCAGTCCGGCTCGCTCATCACTGCACGGCTGGCTGCCGAGCAGGGGCGCGATGTGTTTGCGATTCCGGGATCGATCCATTCACCGTTGGCCAAGGGCTGCCATCTGCTGATCAAGCAAGGGGCCAAGCTGGTGGAAACCGCCGCCGACATCCTCGATGAGCTGGGCTGGGGGCGCTCCACCGCGCCGGTTAAGCGTACCTCGCGTACAGCGCCGGCTGAAGATGCCGTCATTGCGCAGGCGCCGGTCGCACGCGCCGCGCCAAGTGCGGCTGAAACCACGTTGCTCGATGCGCTCGGTTTTGATCCCGTTGATCTGGATACCTTGTGCGAGCGCACCGGCCAGGCCGCGGCTGCGCTGTCGGCACAGCTTCTGGCGCTGGAACTGGATGGCCGCGTAGAGCGCCAGCCAGGCGGGCGCTTTCTGCGGCTTCCTTGAAAGCGTGCCTACAATAGCTGCGACCTGTTCGCTGCGCACTGCTGCTATTTATGCCACTGCTCTCGCCTGACACTGACGCCACCATGCTGCACACGCGCGTGCGGATGGGGCAATTGCTGGTTGCGTGTCTGTGCGCCGAGTGGTGTGGCACCTGCCGCAGTTACCGCACGACGTTTGCCGAGCTGGCCGCGCGACATCCGGAATGCTGCTTCGTCTGGGTGGATGTGGAAGACCATGCCGACGCCCTGGGCGATTTCGACGTCGAAAACTTCCCCACCCTGCTGATTCAACGCATGGATGACGCCGGTGATGTGTTGTTTTTCGGCCCCGTCTTGCCGCATGCCGGTGTGGTGGAAGGCATGCTTTCGCGTGATTTGCGCGCCGCACCAACCGTGACGGCGGCACCCGACTTGCGTGGCTGGCTGCTGCAATCGGCCTGATTGCGAGCCTTGACAATGCAAGGCGAAGTCTGCGTCACTCTATTGCACCTGAAAAGGAACCGCGCTTATGATTGGCGGCCAAATTCGGGGCAGACTGCCTGAATGTGCGCTTTGATAGGCGCCGGCAGCACTTGAAGTCGGCACGCGTTGCCATAAGACTCTACAAAACCCACGCGAATGGCCGCTAATAGAAAGCGACCTCTTGTTTACCTGATTGCTTGCGATCGCCAGGATCCGCTCACATGTCCAAGGCCCTCATCATTGCCGAAAAACCGTCGGTCGCCGCTGATATCGCGCGCGCGCTGGGTGGCTTCACCAAGCACGACGAGTACTTTGAGAGCGACGACTACGTCCTCTCCTCGGCGGTTGGCCACCTGGTCGAGATTGCCGCCCCCGACGAATACGAAGTCAAACGCGGCAAATGGAGCTTCAACCATCTGCCGGTGATCCCGCCGCACTTTGACCTGCGCCCGATCGCCAAGTCTGAATCCCGACTGAAGGTGCTCACGCGCCTGATCAAGCGCAAGGACGTGACCGCGCTGATCAACGCTTGCGACGCGGGGCGCGAAGGTGAATTGATTTTCCGCCTGATCGCGCAGCACGCGAACACCAAGCTGCCTGTACAGCGTCTGTGGCTGCAGTCGATGACGCCGCAGTCCATCCGCGACGGCTTTACCAAGCTGCGCAGCAACGAAGACATGATGCCGCTGGCGGATGCCGCCCGTTGCCGCTCCGAGGCCGACTGGCTGGTTGGCATCAACGGCACGCGCGCTATGACCGCCTTCAACAGCAAGGGCGGCGGCTTCTTCCTGACCACCGTGGGCCGCGTGCAGACGCCCACGCTGTCGATCGTGGTGGAGCGCGAAGAGAAGATCAAACGCTTCGTGCCGCGCGACTACTGGGAAGTGCGCGCCGAATTCATCGCCGCCGCTGGCCTGTACGAAGGCCGCTGGTTCGACCCCAAGTTCAAGAAGGACGAGTTCGATCCCGAGCGACGCGATTCGCGCCTGTGGAGCGAAGCCGAGGCCAAGAGCATCGTCGCCGCATGCCGCGACAAGACGGGCACCGTTACCGAAGAATCGAAACCGTCGACGCAGATGTCGCCGGCGCTGTTCGACCTGACCAGCCTGCAGCGCGAGGCCAACGGCCGCTTCGGCTTCTCGGCCAAGAACACGCTGGGCCTGGCGCAGGCGCTGTATGAAAAGCACAAGGTGCTGACCTACCCGCGTACCGATTCGCGCGCGCTGCCCGAAGACTACATGGGCACCGTCAAGCAGACACTGGACATGCTGGGCGAGAGCTCGCCCAACTATCTGACGCACGCGAAGAAGATTCTCGCCAACCAGTGGGTCAAGCCGAACAAGCGGATCTTCGATAACAGCAAGATCAGCGATCACTTCGCCATCATCCCGACGCTGCAGGCACCGAAGAACCTGTCGGAGCCGGAGCAGAAGCTGTACGACCTGGTGGTGCGCCGCTTCCTGGCGGTGTTCTTCCCGGCGGCGGAATACCAGGTCACCACGCGCGTGACCGAAGTGGCCGGGCATCACTTCAAGACCGAAGGCAAGGTGCTGGTGAATCCGGGCTGGCTGGTCGTGTACGGCCGTGAAGCGCAGGGCGAGGATGCCAACCTCGTGCCGGTCGCCAAGGACGAGAAGGTCAAGACCGACAAGGTCGAGCCGGTGGGTCTGACCACCAAGCCGCCCGCCCGCTACAACGAAGCGACGCTGCTCTCCGCCATGGAGGGCGCCGGCAAGCTGGTGGACGACGACGCGCTGCGCGAAGCCATGGCCGGCAAGGGCCTGGGCACGCCAGCCACGCGCGCGGCCATCATCGAAGGCCTGCTGGGTGAGAAGTACCTCGTGCGCGAAGGCCGCGAGCTGATCCCGACCGCCAAGGCCTTCCAGTTGATGACGCTGCTGCGCGGCCTGGGCGTGGAAGAACTCACGCAAGCCGAGCTGACTGGCGGCTGGGAGCACAAGCTCTCGCTGATCGAACGCGGGCAGCTGGAGCGTGACGAATTCATGCGCGAGATTGCGCAGATGACGCAGCAGATCGTCAAGCGCGCCAAGGAATACGACAGCGACACCATCCCCGGCGACTACGCGACGCTCTCCACGCCGTGCCCGCAATGCGGCCACGTGGTCAAAGAGAACTACCGCCGCTTCGCCTGCAGCCACTGCGACTTCTCGATCAGCAAGATCCCGGGTGGCCGCCAGTTTGAGCTGGACGAGGTGGAAGAGCTGCTGATCAACAAGACCATCGGCCCGCTGCAAGGCTTCCGCAGCAAGATGGGCCGGCCGTTTGCGGCCATCCTCAAGCTGGCGCAGGAAGACGGCCACTGGAAGATGGAATTCGACTTCGGCCAGAACGATGAGGACGACGGCGAGCCGGTCGACTTCTCCGGCCAGGAGAGCG
Proteins encoded in this window:
- the def gene encoding peptide deformylase, which encodes MALLNILQYPDPRLHKVAKPVAEVNDRIRKLVADMAETMYEAPGVGLAATQVDVHERVITIDVSESRDELRVFINPEIIWASDEHKVWDEGCLSVPDIYDKVDRPDRVRVRALNERGETFELEADGLLAVCIQHEMDHLMGKVFVEYLSPLKQTRIRSKLKKHQRDLEHQR
- the dprA gene encoding DNA-processing protein DprA; protein product: MTDASQVAAGAATDSIDSLSCTRDSVELAAWLRLTETPGVGPVAARQLLAAFGLPQDIFVQPYSALARVLPERQARALLAAPDAALAALIERTVAWANEPGNAVFTLADRGYPPRLLELTDPPTVLYAKGDVSLLRAAAVGVVGARSATAAGIDNARAFAQALSAASVTIVSGLALGIDAAAHEGALGGPGSTIAVVGTGLDIVYPARNRALAHRIAEAGVIISEYPLGMGARAENFPRRNRLIAGLARGLLVVEAAAQSGSLITARLAAEQGRDVFAIPGSIHSPLAKGCHLLIKQGAKLVETAADILDELGWGRSTAPVKRTSRTAPAEDAVIAQAPVARAAPSAAETTLLDALGFDPVDLDTLCERTGQAAAALSAQLLALELDGRVERQPGGRFLRLP
- a CDS encoding ArnT family glycosyltransferase, with amino-acid sequence MPPDANARAHPLPLMSTVPADAGPDTRTRSLTAVLVRHWRVIVVLMVCAYFVAGTFWRAPWKADEPYSFGVVLNIIERGDWVIPNVAFEPFVEKPPLMYWTGALAALAVPDLPPHEAVRLAVLFWMALTCLAVWRTARLLRGEARDWRMRVGAQLARGRPGPTLAERRIAGQDAGGAAFRDYALGALLLFAGCIGLVEHVHKFIADVPQLAGTAIALYGLVRYVKASEAGGVHGVDVLRPALWFGTGAGVAFLGKGVLVPGLFGLTLLAAMALLPDFRNRQAWRFYGLSLLAALPWLVIWPAIFWHESPDLFIEWFWVNNLGRFFGFSHLGGEKGSLVTTIRSILLTGTPAVWPALAVLGISLYKLVRQRGRGARAAWLLPYQGHLVVALFVLVTIAVVLRSAVLRDVYLMPLQPALVLLGAPMLLLIPPAWRTRAWVVSVTLFGVLGMVVWAVWATLVTNGGQSLPGWLAKVLGRVLPLPYDMLLHPVAVLAAAGMTVLWIVCVWLRPARSGVVAWAAGLGMVWGLLGTLLMPWVDDARSYRPLFQAIKPVLESAQICVATRGMGESERALMHYETGVRPVKWLLGHSGAGDDLRPNPTARTCDLMLVLEKRPEHNRRRPQGDNWEMVWRGSRPGDTNETFSLFQRRSNGVSETLPAPEPIVPLTDTPHRGR
- a CDS encoding thioredoxin family protein, with protein sequence MPLLSPDTDATMLHTRVRMGQLLVACLCAEWCGTCRSYRTTFAELAARHPECCFVWVDVEDHADALGDFDVENFPTLLIQRMDDAGDVLFFGPVLPHAGVVEGMLSRDLRAAPTVTAAPDLRGWLLQSA
- a CDS encoding DNA topoisomerase III encodes the protein MSKALIIAEKPSVAADIARALGGFTKHDEYFESDDYVLSSAVGHLVEIAAPDEYEVKRGKWSFNHLPVIPPHFDLRPIAKSESRLKVLTRLIKRKDVTALINACDAGREGELIFRLIAQHANTKLPVQRLWLQSMTPQSIRDGFTKLRSNEDMMPLADAARCRSEADWLVGINGTRAMTAFNSKGGGFFLTTVGRVQTPTLSIVVEREEKIKRFVPRDYWEVRAEFIAAAGLYEGRWFDPKFKKDEFDPERRDSRLWSEAEAKSIVAACRDKTGTVTEESKPSTQMSPALFDLTSLQREANGRFGFSAKNTLGLAQALYEKHKVLTYPRTDSRALPEDYMGTVKQTLDMLGESSPNYLTHAKKILANQWVKPNKRIFDNSKISDHFAIIPTLQAPKNLSEPEQKLYDLVVRRFLAVFFPAAEYQVTTRVTEVAGHHFKTEGKVLVNPGWLVVYGREAQGEDANLVPVAKDEKVKTDKVEPVGLTTKPPARYNEATLLSAMEGAGKLVDDDALREAMAGKGLGTPATRAAIIEGLLGEKYLVREGRELIPTAKAFQLMTLLRGLGVEELTQAELTGGWEHKLSLIERGQLERDEFMREIAQMTQQIVKRAKEYDSDTIPGDYATLSTPCPQCGHVVKENYRRFACSHCDFSISKIPGGRQFELDEVEELLINKTIGPLQGFRSKMGRPFAAILKLAQEDGHWKMEFDFGQNDEDDGEPVDFSGQESVGHCPKCNGSVYEHGLKYVCENAVAQPKTCDFTTGKIILQQEISREQLAKLLTEGKTDLLTGFKSARTGRNFKAFLVKQPDGKIGFEFEPRGEGKGKPGAKTAAKKTTAAAKTPAAKKAPAKTATKTAAKTAAKKAPARKKAAEAETDEESTSET
- a CDS encoding LysM peptidoglycan-binding domain-containing protein translates to MLIKPATQSATKARQSYVCALSVVAAATLFCVGAAHAAERAVSPAQQAQATAATQAGIPESELAANAPAQYTVRRGDTLWAISGKFLKRPYRWPELWGMNREQIRNPHLIYPGQVLYLNHANGRAWLSSSPASADGSTVRLSPHTRVAGQDGDAISSIPASVIEPFLTQPIVVDEETLATPARIFELPEGRVYLGKGENAYARGLPDGAAGQPGTEWQAYRPVKPLKDPVTGNVLGYEADFLGTLRVVRAATGPQAVTKMEALTSKEEMGVGTQLMPLPPRVPVRYVPHAPEGNVHGVVAKVTGGVRFGGSDQVVVLNIGSQQGLEAGHVLALSRAGTVVKDRTAGGEAVQLPEERYGLAFVFRVFPHVAYALVTDSSNTVEVGDAVDNPMTQP